The Sander vitreus isolate 19-12246 chromosome 5, sanVit1, whole genome shotgun sequence genome includes a region encoding these proteins:
- the LOC144517618 gene encoding uncharacterized protein LOC144517618: MLSLKSGALSCSVCKGHTLKCHTCVASSDEDCNRQGSTSCPQYADACSTITGPSTVMKSCTYKAFCDKAHGVSSGAKMDCCFGDDCNGPHRSHSHGDLHRNSAGAVASSPALLITALLLRVAVSQL; the protein is encoded by the exons ATGCTTAGTCTCAAGTCAGGTGCTCTCTCCTGTTCTGTCTGCAAAGGCCACACCCTCAAATGTCACACATGCGTGGCGTCCAGTGATGAGGACTGCAATCGACAGGGCTCCACCTCCTGCCCTCAGTACGCTGACGCCTGCTCCACCATCACAGGACCCA GCACCGTGATGAAGTCGTGTACATACAAGGCTTTCTGCGACAAGGCTCATGGCGTCAGCTCCGGAGCCAAGATGGACTGCTGTTTTGGTGACGACTGTAATGGGCCCCACCGGAGTCACAGCCACGGGGATCTCCATCGCAACAGCGCAGGGGCTGTGGCCTCCAGCCCTGCCCTGCTGATCACGGCCCTGCTGCTGCGTGTGGCCGTCAGTCAGCTGTAA